A single region of the Pseudalkalibacillus berkeleyi genome encodes:
- a CDS encoding stage V sporulation protein AE, whose translation MTKRVIIITDGDLYALKAVECVAKEIGGRCISQSWGNPSKLSGEELVDMILSTPYDPVLVMFDDCGFQGEGPGERAMRAVNNHHEIDVIGAIAVASKTHLAEWTRVDVSLDRFGELSAYGVDKSGLPDTEFGRIDGDTVYILDELNIPFIVGVGDIGKMAGIDEAKRGSPITKQAIQLILERSGKYASEKRTDTD comes from the coding sequence ATGACAAAACGAGTCATCATAATTACTGATGGAGATCTATATGCGTTAAAAGCCGTCGAATGTGTAGCAAAGGAAATCGGTGGTCGGTGTATTTCCCAGTCGTGGGGGAATCCATCCAAGTTATCAGGAGAAGAGCTTGTCGACATGATCTTATCGACACCTTATGACCCAGTGCTTGTCATGTTTGATGATTGTGGATTTCAAGGTGAAGGACCAGGTGAGAGGGCGATGAGAGCGGTCAATAATCACCACGAAATTGATGTGATCGGTGCAATTGCTGTTGCTTCTAAAACACACCTCGCCGAGTGGACGCGCGTAGACGTCAGTTTAGACCGTTTCGGAGAACTTTCCGCTTACGGTGTGGATAAAAGTGGGTTACCTGATACCGAATTCGGAAGAATTGATGGTGATACGGTTTACATTTTAGATGAACTAAATATCCCGTTCATTGTAGGTGTAGGGGATATCGGAAAGATGGCAGGAATTGATGAAGCGAAACGAGGCTCTCCAATTACAAAACAAGCGATTCAACTCATCTTAGAAAGGAGTGGGAAATATGCATCCGAAAAAAGAACAGACACCGATTAA
- the spoVAE gene encoding stage V sporulation protein AE gives MEYLIAFVVGGLICLIGQLLLDFFTITPAHLTSGFVVAGACLDGFGLYDRLIQFAGAGATVPITSFGHSLLHGAMAEAEEHGFIGIAMGIFQLTSAGISSAILFGFIVAVLFKPKG, from the coding sequence ATGGAGTACTTGATTGCTTTCGTTGTAGGCGGATTAATTTGTTTAATCGGACAATTACTATTAGACTTCTTCACCATCACACCCGCTCACCTTACTTCTGGTTTTGTCGTTGCAGGAGCGTGTTTAGATGGATTTGGACTTTATGATCGATTAATTCAATTTGCTGGTGCTGGAGCTACAGTTCCAATCACAAGCTTTGGCCATTCACTCTTACACGGGGCCATGGCAGAGGCTGAAGAACATGGTTTTATTGGTATCGCGATGGGAATTTTCCAATTAACCTCTGCTGGTATCTCTTCTGCCATACTTTTTGGATTTATTGTAGCAGTGCTCTTTAAACCTAAAGGATGA